One segment of Streptomyces sp. NBC_00576 DNA contains the following:
- a CDS encoding HAD family hydrolase, whose translation MAALGWLTPRRRSATARSVLAGEASAEAARKSSQELEELTHAPVPPGTEEEPAFPVLGDDKAAAFFDLDNTVMQGAAIFHFGRGLYKRKFFETRDLYRFAWQQAWFRLAGIEDPEHMQDARDSALSIVKGHRVAELMSIGEEIYDEYMAERIWPGTRALAQAHLDAGQKVWLVTAAPVEIATVIARRLGLTGALGTVAESVDGVYTGKLVGEPLHGPAKAEAVRALATAEGLSLSRCAAYSDSHNDIPMLSLVGHPYAINPDTKLRKHARQLDWRLRDYRTGRKAAKVGIPAAAGVGAVAGGTAAAIALHRRRR comes from the coding sequence ATGGCCGCTCTCGGATGGCTCACTCCCCGTAGGCGCTCCGCCACGGCGCGGAGCGTGTTGGCAGGCGAGGCCTCGGCGGAGGCAGCGCGCAAATCCTCCCAGGAGCTGGAGGAACTGACGCATGCGCCGGTCCCGCCCGGCACCGAGGAGGAACCGGCTTTCCCCGTCCTCGGTGACGACAAGGCCGCTGCCTTCTTCGACCTCGACAACACCGTGATGCAAGGCGCCGCGATCTTCCACTTCGGCCGGGGCCTGTACAAGCGGAAGTTCTTCGAGACCCGCGATCTCTACCGATTCGCCTGGCAGCAGGCGTGGTTCAGGCTGGCCGGCATCGAGGACCCCGAGCACATGCAGGACGCCCGGGACTCCGCCCTCTCCATCGTCAAGGGCCACCGCGTCGCCGAGCTGATGTCGATCGGCGAGGAGATCTACGACGAGTACATGGCCGAACGCATCTGGCCGGGCACGCGCGCGCTGGCCCAGGCGCACCTGGATGCGGGCCAGAAGGTGTGGCTGGTAACGGCGGCCCCGGTGGAGATCGCCACGGTCATCGCCCGCCGCCTGGGCCTGACGGGCGCCCTGGGCACGGTCGCGGAGTCGGTGGACGGCGTATACACGGGCAAGCTGGTGGGGGAACCCCTGCACGGCCCGGCGAAAGCGGAAGCGGTCCGCGCCCTCGCCACAGCGGAAGGCCTGAGCCTCTCCCGCTGCGCGGCATACAGCGACTCGCACAACGACATCCCGATGCTGTCCCTGGTGGGCCACCCCTACGCGATCAACCCGGACACCAAGCTCCGCAAACACGCCCGCCAACTGGACTGGCGCCTACGGGACTACCGCACCGGCCGCAAGGCGGCGAAGGTCGGCATCCCGGCGGCAGCAGGCGTAGGAGCAGTGGCCGGCGGCACCGCAGCAGCAATCGCCCTACACCGCCGCCGCCGCTGA
- a CDS encoding glutaredoxin family protein — protein MSPLFRRVDRRTPQSRLVTLIRKPGCHLCDDAQGVVEKVCADLGVPWEQKDITQDEELNREYWEQIPVVLIDGAQHTFWRVSEERLRKALT, from the coding sequence ATGAGTCCTCTGTTTCGGCGCGTCGACCGCCGTACGCCCCAGTCTCGGCTCGTCACTCTCATCCGGAAGCCCGGTTGTCATTTGTGTGATGACGCACAAGGAGTTGTCGAGAAGGTGTGCGCCGATCTTGGGGTGCCCTGGGAACAGAAGGACATCACTCAGGACGAAGAACTCAACCGTGAGTACTGGGAACAGATCCCTGTCGTGCTCATCGACGGCGCCCAGCACACCTTCTGGCGTGTCAGCGAAGAACGTCTTCGCAAAGCCCTCACATAG
- a CDS encoding redox-sensing transcriptional repressor Rex: MATGRTHRPATRSRGIPEATVARLPLYLRALTGLSERSVPTVSSEELAAAAGVNSAKLRKDFSYLGSYGTRGVGYDVEYLVYQISRELGLTQDWPVVIVGIGNLGAALANYGGFASRGFRVAALIDADPTMAGKPVAGIPVQHSDDLERIIADNGVSIGVIATPAGAAQPVCDRLVAAGVTSILNFAPTVLTVPDGVDVRKVDLSIELQILAFHEQRKAGEEADAAAAAADAAAAAGTAARAAAKRQGARTGNGGRGSGSGNGPDGDVPAVMPA, from the coding sequence GTGGCAACTGGCCGAACTCACCGACCGGCGACCCGCAGCCGAGGGATTCCCGAGGCCACCGTCGCCAGGCTTCCGCTGTACCTCCGTGCGCTGACCGGACTGTCGGAGCGCTCGGTACCCACGGTCTCCTCCGAGGAACTGGCCGCCGCCGCGGGCGTCAACTCCGCGAAGCTGCGTAAGGACTTCTCCTACCTGGGCTCGTACGGAACGCGTGGCGTCGGCTACGACGTCGAGTATCTCGTTTACCAGATCTCCCGTGAGCTGGGGCTCACCCAGGACTGGCCGGTAGTGATCGTCGGCATCGGTAATCTCGGCGCCGCCCTCGCGAACTACGGCGGCTTCGCCTCCCGTGGATTCCGGGTGGCCGCCCTCATCGACGCAGATCCCACCATGGCGGGAAAGCCGGTCGCCGGTATTCCGGTGCAGCACTCGGATGATCTGGAAAGGATCATCGCGGACAACGGCGTGTCCATTGGCGTTATCGCCACCCCCGCCGGTGCCGCTCAGCCCGTGTGTGATCGGCTCGTCGCCGCGGGCGTCACGTCCATTCTGAACTTCGCGCCCACCGTCCTGACCGTTCCGGACGGTGTCGACGTACGCAAGGTCGATCTCTCCATCGAGCTGCAGATCCTCGCTTTCCACGAGCAGCGCAAGGCGGGCGAGGAGGCCGACGCCGCGGCTGCCGCCGCCGACGCCGCCGCTGCGGCCGGCACCGCAGCCAGGGCCGCGGCCAAGAGGCAGGGCGCTCGTACCGGCAACGGTGGTCGTGGCAGTGGCAGTGGCAATGGGCCTGACGGGGACGTTCCCGCCGTGATGCCGGCATGA
- a CDS encoding glutamyl-tRNA reductase: MSLLVVGLSHRSAPVSVLERAALSQDAQIKLLQDTVAAEPATEAALLATCNRIELYADVDKFHAGVAELSTLLAQHSGVGLDELTPYLYVHYEDRAVHHLFSVACGLDSMVVGEGQVLGQIKDSLALAQDLHSAGRLLNDLFQQGLRVGKRAHSETGIDRAGQSLVTFGLQQLAGGRGAGVSVASVESWAVGKKALVIGAGSMSSLAAATLARLGVAEIVIANRTPDRAERLAQIINENSENSEYGEGSQYEGFDGYAGGATSVSARAVPMESVPFELTRADIAVSCTGATGLVLTAEIIAAAVEGRVPADEAGLSPRTTAKGDIWTALPPTSLGTEDGCPLDLSAGQAGQAVQESAGFSVMGEAAVAGMDAATLEQHAAWVDNGTVGRRDAARRTPDDDRELIAALALTVAALGRIPERRRPEALVGVDRPPAVLSLLDLAMPRDVDAAAHRLAGVRLVDIESLAEASADAPMAADVDQVRRIVADEVAAFGAALRAAHITPTVVALRAMAADVVAGEIARLDGRLPGLDDKHRAEITQTVRRVVDKLLHAPTVRVKQLAAEPGGAGYADALRTLFDLDQETVTSVSRADRADQADRDTDHSEQNAENRGRA; this comes from the coding sequence ATGAGTCTCCTCGTCGTCGGGCTGAGCCACCGCAGTGCTCCCGTCAGCGTCCTTGAGCGGGCCGCGCTGTCCCAGGACGCGCAGATCAAGTTGCTTCAGGACACCGTCGCCGCCGAGCCGGCCACCGAGGCCGCGCTGCTCGCCACCTGCAACCGCATCGAGCTGTACGCGGATGTGGACAAGTTCCACGCGGGTGTCGCCGAGCTGTCCACGCTGCTCGCCCAGCACAGCGGGGTGGGGCTGGACGAACTCACTCCGTATCTGTACGTGCACTACGAGGACCGGGCTGTCCACCACCTGTTCTCCGTCGCCTGCGGGCTCGACTCCATGGTCGTCGGCGAGGGGCAGGTCCTCGGGCAGATCAAGGACTCGCTCGCCCTCGCGCAGGATCTGCACTCCGCCGGCCGACTGCTGAACGACCTGTTCCAGCAGGGGCTGCGGGTCGGCAAGCGCGCCCACTCCGAGACCGGCATCGACCGGGCCGGACAGTCTCTGGTCACCTTCGGGCTCCAGCAGCTGGCTGGGGGGAGGGGGGCCGGGGTTTCGGTGGCTTCGGTGGAATCCTGGGCCGTGGGCAAGAAAGCCCTGGTCATCGGCGCCGGGTCCATGTCCTCGCTGGCCGCCGCCACGCTCGCGCGGCTCGGGGTCGCCGAGATCGTCATCGCCAACCGCACACCGGATCGTGCCGAGCGGCTCGCGCAGATCATCAACGAGAACAGCGAGAACAGCGAATACGGAGAGGGCAGTCAGTACGAGGGTTTCGACGGCTACGCGGGCGGCGCCACGTCCGTGTCCGCCCGCGCGGTTCCGATGGAATCGGTGCCCTTCGAGCTGACACGTGCCGATATAGCCGTTTCCTGTACCGGTGCGACCGGGCTCGTCCTCACCGCCGAGATCATCGCGGCGGCCGTCGAGGGTCGCGTGCCGGCGGACGAGGCCGGGCTGTCCCCTCGTACGACGGCGAAAGGTGACATATGGACGGCCCTGCCGCCCACCAGCCTCGGCACCGAGGACGGCTGTCCGCTGGACCTGTCCGCAGGGCAGGCCGGCCAGGCCGTGCAGGAGTCGGCCGGGTTCTCGGTGATGGGCGAGGCCGCCGTCGCCGGGATGGACGCGGCGACGCTGGAGCAGCACGCGGCCTGGGTGGACAACGGCACCGTCGGCCGGCGGGACGCGGCGCGTCGTACGCCCGACGACGACCGTGAACTGATCGCAGCGCTCGCCCTGACCGTGGCCGCCCTCGGGCGGATTCCCGAGCGGCGGCGTCCGGAGGCGCTGGTCGGTGTGGACCGGCCCCCGGCCGTGCTCTCGCTGCTCGACCTCGCGATGCCCCGGGACGTCGACGCCGCCGCGCACCGGCTGGCCGGCGTGCGACTGGTGGACATCGAGTCGCTGGCCGAGGCCTCGGCGGACGCTCCGATGGCGGCAGACGTCGACCAGGTCCGGCGGATCGTCGCCGACGAGGTCGCGGCCTTCGGCGCCGCCCTGCGCGCCGCGCACATCACGCCCACCGTCGTCGCGCTGCGCGCCATGGCCGCCGATGTGGTCGCCGGTGAGATCGCCAGGCTCGACGGGCGGCTGCCCGGGCTCGACGACAAGCACCGTGCCGAGATCACGCAGACCGTGCGGCGCGTGGTCGACAAACTGCTGCACGCGCCGACCGTACGGGTCAAGCAGCTCGCGGCCGAACCCGGCGGCGCCGGGTACGCGGACGCGCTGCGCACCCTGTTCGACCTCGACCAGGAGACGGTCACCTCCGTGTCCCGGGCGGACCGGGCGGACCAGGCCGACCGGGACACTGACCATTCTGAGCAGAACGCCGAGAACCGAGGGCGAGCATGA